A single region of the Fodinicurvata sp. EGI_FJ10296 genome encodes:
- a CDS encoding DMT family transporter yields MADSTAYVLLVLSAAFMGSNIVFGRAAADVVPPIALAFWRWVVAAMLLLPFCAAGLLRHRAELLHHWRRLFALGALGMAICGTFVYIGLRETTAMNGGLIYAASPVMILILGAAFKGERITLRQIAGIVLALLGVVTILTRGNLQAVLALSFNRGDLWILGATASWAVYSVMLRYASLRMPVMPLFAAIAVAGVIVLVPFWLIETLAVEAMPLSWSAVFSIVGVAVFASVLAFSTYQQGIRIVGSNRGGPFMYLMPVFAALMAVVFLGESLEVYHVLGFAMVVPGVAAATLRY; encoded by the coding sequence ATGGCGGATTCGACCGCCTATGTTCTGCTCGTACTGTCAGCCGCGTTCATGGGATCGAACATCGTCTTCGGTCGGGCGGCGGCCGATGTCGTGCCGCCGATAGCCCTGGCCTTCTGGCGGTGGGTCGTGGCGGCGATGCTGCTGTTGCCTTTCTGTGCAGCCGGCCTGCTGCGCCACCGGGCCGAACTGCTGCACCATTGGCGACGGCTTTTCGCCCTCGGGGCGCTGGGGATGGCGATCTGCGGCACGTTCGTCTATATCGGCCTGCGCGAGACGACGGCCATGAATGGCGGTCTGATTTATGCCGCGTCGCCGGTGATGATCCTGATACTGGGCGCTGCCTTCAAGGGCGAGCGGATCACGCTTCGACAGATTGCCGGCATCGTTCTCGCGCTTTTGGGCGTGGTGACGATCCTGACGCGCGGGAATCTGCAGGCGGTCCTTGCGCTGTCATTCAATCGCGGTGATCTCTGGATCCTGGGCGCGACCGCGTCTTGGGCGGTCTATTCCGTCATGCTGCGCTATGCGTCGTTGCGAATGCCCGTTATGCCGCTGTTCGCCGCGATCGCGGTGGCGGGCGTGATCGTCCTGGTGCCGTTCTGGCTGATCGAAACCCTCGCCGTCGAAGCCATGCCGCTCAGTTGGAGCGCAGTCTTCAGCATTGTCGGCGTGGCGGTATTCGCCTCTGTGCTGGCCTTTTCGACCTATCAGCAGGGTATCCGGATTGTCGGGTCTAATCGCGGCGGGCCGTTTATGTATCTGATGCCGGTATTTGCAGCCCTGATGGCTGTGGTCTTCCTTGGCGAAAGCCTGGAGGTCTA
- the pdxY gene encoding pyridoxal kinase PdxY: MKDGKPTILSIQSSVAYGHVGNSAAVFPLQRLGVEVWPVLTVHFSNHTGYETVRGPVLPAADIADVVRGITERGVLGRCDAVLSGYMGSPALGGTILETVETVRKSASGALYCCDPVMGDTDRNFFVKPDLADFIRDRAVPSASIITPNQFELEFLTGTPIADLHDALKAARRMIERGPRVVLLTSFLRATGSKDDVIELMAVTAEGAWISATPRLPIAVNGCGDMTAALFLAHFLIHGDPAEALWRTVSSVFAVLELTCHTGSREIELIAAQDAIAHPPERFFAEKVA, encoded by the coding sequence ATGAAAGACGGCAAGCCCACGATTCTGTCGATTCAGTCATCCGTCGCCTATGGCCATGTCGGCAATAGCGCGGCGGTGTTCCCGTTGCAGCGGCTGGGAGTCGAGGTCTGGCCGGTTCTGACGGTGCATTTCTCCAATCATACCGGATACGAGACGGTACGCGGACCCGTGTTGCCGGCGGCGGATATCGCCGACGTTGTCCGCGGCATAACGGAACGCGGCGTGCTCGGCCGCTGCGATGCGGTGCTGAGCGGATATATGGGGTCTCCGGCGCTGGGGGGCACGATACTGGAGACGGTAGAAACGGTCAGGAAATCTGCGTCGGGCGCGCTTTATTGCTGCGATCCGGTGATGGGGGATACCGACCGCAACTTTTTCGTCAAGCCGGATCTTGCCGATTTTATCCGCGATCGGGCGGTGCCGTCCGCGTCGATCATCACCCCGAACCAGTTCGAACTGGAGTTCCTGACCGGCACGCCAATCGCCGATCTTCACGACGCACTGAAGGCTGCGCGCCGGATGATCGAGCGGGGGCCGCGCGTCGTCCTGCTGACGAGTTTCCTGAGAGCAACCGGCAGCAAGGACGATGTGATCGAGCTTATGGCGGTCACGGCCGAGGGGGCCTGGATCAGCGCCACGCCGCGCCTGCCGATCGCGGTCAATGGCTGCGGGGACATGACCGCCGCCCTGTTCCTGGCGCATTTCCTGATACACGGCGATCCGGCGGAAGCACTGTGGCGCACGGTGTCCAGCGTGTTTGCGGTGCTGGAGCTGACCTGCCATACCGGCTCACGTGAGATCGAGTTGATCGCGGCTCAGGACGCGATCGCCCATCCACCGGAGCGGTTTTTTGCGGAAAAGGTGGCATAG